A stretch of the Candidatus Jettenia sp. AMX2 genome encodes the following:
- the htpX gene encoding zinc metalloprotease HtpX: MNYFKTAILLIALTVLFIWVGGMVGGQQGAIFAFVMALGMNFFSYWFSDKIVLKMYGAREVSAQEMPSYYGMVKELTVSAGLPMPKIYVLPTNAMNAFATGRNPGHAAVAVTEGLLNSLTREELKGVLAHELSHIKNRDILISTIVATIAGAIMLLANMARWAAIFGGYGGRDGENRGGGGLGILFMAILAPIAALIIQMAISRSREYAADSGGARMTKNPLGLASALEKLHRATATRHMDAGTATSHLFIVNPLSGRSFLTLFSTHPPIEERIKRLREMT, translated from the coding sequence ATGAATTATTTTAAAACAGCGATATTATTGATCGCCCTTACCGTTTTGTTTATTTGGGTGGGCGGTATGGTTGGCGGGCAGCAAGGAGCTATATTTGCCTTTGTTATGGCACTTGGTATGAATTTCTTTAGCTACTGGTTCAGCGACAAGATTGTTTTAAAAATGTACGGCGCCCGCGAAGTATCCGCACAAGAAATGCCGTCTTACTACGGAATGGTCAAGGAGTTGACGGTGAGCGCAGGGCTTCCTATGCCAAAGATCTACGTTCTTCCCACAAATGCTATGAATGCATTTGCAACAGGCAGAAATCCCGGTCACGCAGCTGTAGCTGTTACAGAAGGATTACTTAATTCTTTAACGAGGGAAGAATTAAAGGGAGTTTTGGCTCACGAGTTAAGTCACATCAAAAACCGCGACATACTAATATCCACAATAGTCGCAACGATTGCCGGTGCTATAATGCTCCTTGCGAACATGGCACGGTGGGCAGCCATTTTTGGCGGCTACGGAGGAAGAGACGGAGAAAACCGGGGAGGGGGGGGACTGGGCATATTGTTTATGGCAATTTTGGCTCCCATTGCTGCACTTATAATCCAAATGGCAATTTCGCGTTCCCGTGAGTACGCCGCAGACAGTGGCGGTGCACGTATGACGAAGAATCCGTTAGGTTTGGCAAGTGCGCTTGAAAAATTGCACAGGGCAACAGCAACCAGACATATGGATGCTGGTACTGCTACATCACACTTATTTATCGTGAATCCTTTAAGCGGCCGTTCGTTTTTGACGCTTTTCAGTACTCATCCGCCAATTGAAGAACGCATAAAAAGACT
- the thrC gene encoding threonine synthase: MPYKAWFQCISGCNERYELNEIAYQCKRCGDLLEVRHDIDNLREQPPEHWKKLFDGRYLRTEWPYGSSVWGKKEFVCPNVDNKNVVSLYEGGSNLFWSERLGKEIGVENLWIKQCGNAHTGSFKDLGMTVLVSMVKQMIAEGKNIPAVACASTGDTSAALAAYCAAAGIPAIVFLPKDKISLTQLIQPIANGALTLSLNTDFDGCMKIVKEICSKNNIYLANSMNSLRIEGQKTMSIEIVQQFDWEVPDVIIIPGGNLGNTAALGKGFLMMRETGMIDKLPRIVCAQASKANPLYLSYLNGFKEFKPVKAQKTLASAIQIGDPVSYKKAIHILKSFRGLVEQATEDELANASAQADRTGLFSCPHTGVALAVLIKLLQKKEVLPHEKVVVISTAHGLKFPEFKIQYHKNALEEVTPRFPNLPVEVAPTYDAVMETIDKKLEK; encoded by the coding sequence ATGCCATACAAGGCGTGGTTTCAATGCATTTCGGGGTGTAACGAAAGATATGAGTTAAACGAAATTGCCTACCAGTGCAAAAGATGTGGTGATCTGCTGGAAGTAAGACACGATATAGACAATCTTCGCGAACAACCTCCTGAGCATTGGAAAAAATTATTTGACGGCCGTTACCTGCGTACTGAATGGCCTTACGGGAGTTCAGTATGGGGGAAGAAGGAATTTGTTTGTCCTAATGTCGACAATAAAAACGTTGTCTCGTTATATGAGGGTGGCAGCAATCTTTTCTGGTCAGAACGCCTGGGAAAAGAAATCGGCGTTGAAAACCTGTGGATAAAACAATGTGGAAATGCACATACAGGTTCTTTTAAAGACCTTGGAATGACGGTGTTGGTCTCAATGGTCAAACAGATGATTGCAGAAGGGAAAAACATCCCCGCAGTTGCTTGCGCATCTACCGGAGACACCTCCGCCGCACTGGCAGCATACTGCGCTGCGGCAGGCATTCCGGCAATTGTATTCCTGCCAAAGGATAAAATATCTCTTACCCAGCTCATTCAACCAATTGCAAATGGAGCACTTACTTTATCACTGAACACTGACTTCGATGGTTGTATGAAAATCGTAAAAGAGATATGCAGCAAAAATAATATCTATCTGGCAAATTCTATGAATTCCCTTCGTATCGAAGGACAAAAGACGATGAGTATAGAAATAGTACAACAGTTCGATTGGGAAGTGCCTGACGTTATTATTATACCCGGCGGGAATTTGGGCAATACCGCTGCATTGGGAAAAGGGTTTCTAATGATGAGGGAAACCGGCATGATAGATAAATTACCCAGGATTGTATGTGCACAAGCAAGTAAGGCGAACCCTCTCTACCTTAGTTACTTGAATGGTTTTAAAGAATTCAAGCCTGTAAAGGCACAAAAGACGCTTGCAAGCGCTATCCAAATTGGGGACCCCGTTAGTTACAAAAAAGCTATTCATATTCTCAAAAGCTTCCGTGGTCTTGTGGAGCAAGCAACGGAAGACGAATTGGCAAATGCCAGTGCTCAGGCCGACCGAACAGGTTTGTTTAGCTGTCCCCATACAGGGGTAGCTCTTGCAGTATTAATTAAACTCCTTCAAAAGAAAGAGGTATTGCCTCATGAAAAGGTTGTTGTTATTTCAACTGCGCACGGATTGAAATTTCCTGAATTTAAGATACAATATCACAAGAATGCACTGGAGGAAGTAACCCCGCGCTTTCCAAATCTTCCGGTAGAAGTCGCCCCAACATATGATGCTGTAATGGAAACAATCGATAAAAAGCTGGAAAAATAG
- a CDS encoding glutamate mutase L, with amino-acid sequence MNVIIATDCGSTTTKAILIEKKEGIYRQTFRGEAPTTVEAPFEDVTRGVLNAFAEVEELSGRKILDGEKIITPARGNIGVDIYVSTSSAGGGLQMMVAGAVRAMTAASAQRAALGAGAIVMDVIASNDQRLPHEKIDRIRQLRPDMILLSGGTDGGTVTHVVELAEYIAAANPKPRLGITFQLPVIYAGNKDVREKIKEILGELASLHITENIRPTLEKENLVPARQEIQNLFLKHVMAQAPGYKKLMSWTGAPIMPTPGAVGLIMQTIARKNDINVVGVDIGGATTDVFSVYGEIFNRTVSANLGMSYSISNVLAEAGLENILRWVPFDIDESELRNRIKNKMIRPTTIPQTLEELKIEQAISREALRVSFMQHKSLAVGLKGVQRERDISEAFKQEVDGETIVDMLRLDLLVGSGGVLSHAPRRSQAMLMMIDAFQPEGITRIAVDSIFMMPHLGVLSSVNEKAATEVFERDCLIYLGTCISLAKGSVGKAGEKCVSYKLTMPDGRTVEDILPYGEIRVFPLAVDQSAEIEVLPVKNFDLGEGKGKLVKKKVFGGVVGLVIDTRGRPVTLAKDKASRVAQLYRWTRAIAAYPE; translated from the coding sequence TTGAACGTTATTATTGCAACTGATTGTGGTAGTACGACGACAAAAGCAATATTAATTGAAAAAAAAGAAGGAATATACCGGCAAACCTTTCGCGGGGAAGCTCCCACTACCGTAGAAGCGCCATTCGAGGATGTGACCCGTGGCGTTTTAAATGCATTTGCTGAAGTGGAAGAGCTTTCCGGCAGGAAAATACTCGACGGAGAAAAGATCATTACTCCTGCCCGGGGGAACATCGGTGTAGATATTTATGTCTCAACCAGTAGTGCCGGCGGAGGATTGCAGATGATGGTTGCAGGGGCTGTGAGGGCTATGACTGCAGCAAGTGCACAGCGTGCGGCGCTTGGCGCTGGTGCAATTGTAATGGATGTTATAGCCTCGAATGACCAGCGTCTTCCCCATGAAAAAATCGATCGTATCCGCCAGTTAAGACCCGATATGATTCTTCTTTCCGGTGGCACTGACGGCGGTACTGTTACCCATGTGGTAGAACTGGCTGAATATATTGCTGCCGCAAACCCGAAGCCACGGCTTGGTATAACCTTTCAACTCCCCGTTATCTACGCAGGAAATAAGGATGTCCGTGAAAAGATTAAGGAAATCCTGGGCGAACTCGCTTCACTCCATATCACAGAAAATATCAGGCCTACCCTTGAAAAAGAGAACCTCGTTCCGGCACGGCAAGAGATTCAGAATCTTTTTCTTAAACACGTTATGGCCCAGGCCCCCGGTTATAAAAAACTTATGTCATGGACTGGTGCGCCTATTATGCCTACCCCCGGTGCGGTTGGGCTTATTATGCAGACGATTGCCAGAAAAAACGATATTAATGTGGTAGGTGTTGATATAGGAGGCGCTACGACGGATGTCTTCTCTGTTTATGGTGAAATATTTAATCGCACCGTTAGTGCAAATCTTGGAATGAGCTATAGTATTTCTAATGTGCTGGCAGAGGCTGGATTAGAAAATATTTTGCGTTGGGTACCATTCGATATTGATGAATCTGAACTGAGAAACAGGATTAAGAACAAGATGATCAGGCCCACAACGATACCCCAGACCCTGGAAGAGTTAAAGATTGAACAGGCCATATCGCGGGAGGCATTAAGGGTGTCTTTTATGCAACATAAATCCCTGGCGGTCGGACTCAAAGGGGTACAAAGGGAACGGGATATCTCAGAAGCATTTAAACAGGAAGTTGACGGTGAGACAATCGTGGATATGCTAAGACTTGACTTGCTGGTAGGCAGCGGGGGTGTGCTTTCGCATGCACCGCGCAGATCGCAAGCCATGCTTATGATGATCGATGCATTCCAGCCTGAAGGCATAACGAGGATTGCTGTTGATAGTATTTTTATGATGCCTCATTTGGGTGTTCTTTCGAGTGTAAATGAAAAGGCCGCTACGGAAGTTTTTGAAAGAGATTGCCTGATTTATCTTGGTACGTGCATATCCCTTGCTAAAGGCAGTGTTGGAAAGGCCGGAGAAAAATGCGTGTCTTATAAGCTGACAATGCCTGATGGCAGAACAGTCGAAGATATTCTTCCTTATGGAGAGATACGTGTTTTTCCGCTGGCTGTTGATCAGTCAGCAGAAATCGAAGTTTTGCCGGTAAAAAATTTTGACCTTGGGGAAGGAAAAGGTAAACTTGTGAAAAAGAAGGTTTTTGGAGGGGTCGTTGGTCTTGTTATTGATACACGGGGAAGACCTGTTACCCTGGCAAAGGATAAAGCATCCAGAGTAGCGCAGCTTTACAGATGGACCAGGGCTATTGCTGCTTATCCGGAATAA